One window of the Candidatus Jettenia sp. genome contains the following:
- the dnaX gene encoding DNA polymerase III subunit gamma/tau, whose product MSYVVLARRYRPQTFEDLVGQESIVTTLRNAIRFNRVAHAYLLAGPRGVGKTSMARIVSKALNCQHGPTDTPCNTCDICRCISEGKDIDVLEIDGASNRGIDEVRNIRQNVNYAPSRARYKIYIIDEVHMLTREAFNALLKTLEEPPPHVKFIFATTAVNRLPETVQSRCQRFDFKHISIHDIEKRLLDISKAEGVHIDPLALHMIARYAKGGLRDSQSVLDQLLSFCKDTVSLEDVNFVLGCIDEDKLLGMFDSFVKKEVSSALKIVDTVLNEGKTCGEFIDQMLLCIRELLIFSSCGQDAKWIEFNTSLIQRHGKSFSGDTLLYMIQLLSETRVRTTDSLLHRILLETAIIKLCRMESIGSLHEIAEKIASLEDRFIKLDSKDTEKKQEIIPAQKPLVPEMVSEPISEEYTTIKNESKNVEMQHDEKNLWEKILFTVQGKKKSTWSLLKEGRLAEIKDGDITIEFPGNYNFHMQRLSQIEEKKLIEQCIKEVLQSSVKLKLAIAKNIHPEKNKTNLSSDHGPSNQIAVNPVCSEPVVNKIVELFDGHVMKVNK is encoded by the coding sequence ATGTCTTATGTCGTATTAGCGCGCCGATATCGCCCTCAAACTTTTGAGGATCTCGTAGGGCAAGAATCGATAGTGACAACTCTTCGGAATGCCATCCGTTTCAACAGAGTTGCTCATGCTTATTTGTTGGCAGGACCTCGAGGCGTGGGTAAAACCTCGATGGCACGCATAGTATCCAAGGCATTGAATTGCCAGCATGGTCCTACAGATACTCCCTGTAATACCTGTGATATTTGCCGATGCATCTCTGAAGGAAAGGATATTGATGTTCTGGAAATAGATGGTGCCTCGAATCGGGGAATTGATGAAGTAAGAAATATACGACAAAATGTAAATTACGCCCCATCACGGGCACGCTATAAAATTTATATTATTGATGAAGTACATATGCTAACACGCGAGGCTTTTAATGCGCTTCTAAAAACTCTTGAAGAACCGCCGCCACATGTTAAATTTATTTTCGCCACAACGGCGGTTAACCGGTTGCCTGAAACTGTTCAATCACGATGTCAGCGGTTCGATTTTAAGCATATTTCTATCCATGATATTGAAAAGCGACTTCTTGATATCTCTAAAGCTGAAGGTGTACACATTGATCCCTTAGCTCTTCACATGATAGCAAGATATGCTAAGGGCGGATTACGGGATTCCCAATCAGTCCTGGATCAGCTTCTCTCTTTTTGCAAGGATACGGTATCCTTAGAAGACGTAAATTTTGTTTTGGGCTGCATTGATGAAGATAAACTTCTGGGTATGTTCGATAGCTTCGTAAAAAAAGAGGTATCCTCTGCTCTGAAGATCGTGGATACTGTTCTCAACGAAGGAAAAACGTGTGGAGAGTTTATAGATCAGATGCTTTTGTGTATCAGGGAGCTTCTGATTTTTTCTTCTTGTGGACAAGATGCTAAATGGATAGAGTTTAATACATCTCTTATACAGCGACATGGAAAGTCTTTTTCTGGCGATACTTTACTCTATATGATTCAATTGCTGTCAGAGACAAGGGTGCGCACTACGGATTCTCTCTTACACCGTATCTTACTTGAAACGGCTATCATTAAATTATGCCGAATGGAATCCATTGGCTCATTGCATGAAATCGCAGAAAAAATTGCATCTTTGGAAGATAGATTTATAAAATTAGACAGTAAAGACACAGAGAAAAAGCAAGAAATTATACCTGCACAAAAACCTCTTGTTCCGGAAATGGTATCAGAACCGATATCGGAAGAATATACTACAATAAAAAATGAGAGTAAAAATGTTGAAATGCAACATGATGAAAAAAATCTTTGGGAAAAAATTCTTTTTACAGTGCAAGGCAAAAAAAAATCTACCTGGTCACTTCTTAAGGAAGGCCGATTGGCAGAAATAAAAGATGGAGATATAACGATCGAGTTTCCAGGTAATTATAACTTTCACATGCAAAGACTCAGTCAAATAGAAGAAAAAAAACTTATAGAACAGTGTATAAAAGAAGTACTCCAGAGTAGTGTGAAACTAAAACTCGCTATAGCAAAAAACATACATCCCGAAAAAAACAAAACAAATTTATCATCAGATCATGGCCCTTCTAATCAAATTGCGGTCAATCCTGTATGCTCTGAGCCAGTGGTAAATAAGATCGTAGAATTGTTTGATGGTCATGTCATGAAAGTAAATAAATAG
- a CDS encoding YbaB/EbfC family nucleoid-associated protein — MKGFGNITEMMKQAQKQAQKMQKQMEDIQNDLKERVVEASSGGGMVTVHMNGKQEILSIKIDPEVVDPKDVQMLEDLILSAISQALKKSQELYQSEMGKLTGGLNIPGLQGMFGGGM; from the coding sequence ATGAAGGGTTTTGGCAATATTACAGAAATGATGAAACAGGCACAGAAACAGGCTCAAAAGATGCAAAAGCAAATGGAGGATATTCAAAACGATTTGAAAGAGCGAGTCGTAGAGGCAAGCTCCGGCGGCGGAATGGTTACGGTCCACATGAATGGAAAACAAGAGATCCTCTCAATTAAAATTGATCCGGAGGTTGTAGATCCAAAGGATGTTCAGATGCTTGAAGACCTTATATTATCAGCAATTTCACAAGCACTGAAAAAATCTCAGGAATTGTATCAATCTGAGATGGGAAAACTTACTGGTGGATTAAATATTCCCGGATTACAAGGAATGTTTGGGGGTGGAATGTAA
- the recR gene encoding recombination mediator RecR gives MNAYPQSMIKLMNEFGKMPGIGQKTAERLACYILKQPVEEAMQLAYAIRDVKKFIKTCSICFNVSEKDPCHICSNTQRDNSVICVIEQLADLLTIEKTGKYNGLYHVLQGHISPLDGISPESLTIEGLLQRVKSNHVEEVILATNLNMEGDATALYIHKQLHSLGVRVTRLARGLPTGSYLEYANTAIVSDAISGRNEMRSS, from the coding sequence TTGAATGCATATCCACAATCTATGATCAAACTCATGAACGAGTTCGGGAAAATGCCAGGTATAGGGCAAAAGACAGCAGAACGACTCGCATGTTATATCTTAAAACAACCTGTAGAAGAAGCAATGCAGCTTGCCTATGCCATCCGCGATGTAAAAAAGTTTATTAAAACCTGTTCGATCTGTTTTAATGTATCAGAAAAAGATCCATGCCATATTTGCAGTAATACACAAAGGGATAATTCTGTAATCTGTGTAATCGAACAGCTTGCCGACCTTTTAACCATAGAAAAGACCGGTAAGTATAACGGTCTTTATCATGTGCTCCAGGGGCATATTTCTCCTCTGGATGGCATTAGCCCGGAGTCTCTTACCATTGAAGGACTCTTGCAAAGGGTTAAAAGTAATCATGTAGAAGAAGTTATCCTGGCAACGAATTTGAATATGGAAGGAGATGCAACCGCTTTGTATATTCATAAACAACTGCATTCTTTAGGAGTGCGGGTTACCAGACTTGCCCGTGGATTACCAACAGGAAGCTACCTCGAATATGCAAATACAGCGATTGTTTCTGATGCAATTAGTGGTAGAAACGAAATGAGGTCTTCATAG